A region of the Candidatus Methylomirabilis oxygeniifera genome:
AGATATCAACATTTGGGGGCAAGTCGCCCTGCAGGGGAGCCCGGCCCGTCTCCTGCCATTCGTTGGGGCCTTCACCGGTGACCTGATCCTGGCCGGGGTGGCGGTGAGCGAGAATCTGAACCTCGCTGCCGGACCGACCGGTCCGACCGGACCGACCGGACCCGCCGGCGCGACCGGACCCGCCGGCGCGGCAGGCGCGACCGGGGCGACCGGCGCGACCGGGGCATCAGGAGGCGCGACAGGTCCGACCGGACCGGCAGGCTCGGCAGGCGCGACCGGCGCGACAGGCGCGGCGGGTCCGACCGGAGCGACCGGCGCGACAGGTGCGGCAGGGCCGAGCGTGGCGAGTGTCCTGACCGGCGGATCGGCTGGAGAGGATCTTGCCATTCCTGGTGCTAAGTCATATATGGGTCCGGGAAACGGGCGAGATAATGCGACACTGACTAATGTTGAGGTCCCTATGCCTGCGGGCACTGCAAGCGCCTTACGTGTCAAGCTGAAAACTGCCCCTGGGGCCGGGAATTCGCGTAAGTTCACCGTCTTGCGTAGTGGGAATACCAGTGCGCTCACCTGTACGATCGCTGATACTGGAACTGACTGTTCGATTCTCGCAGGGTCTCAGGCCTTTACTAGTTTGGAGAGGCTGGCGGTAGAGCACTCAGCCTTTGGGGCCGCCCTGTCACCAGGATCATGGTCTCTGCTG
Encoded here:
- a CDS encoding putative Collagen triple helix repeat (Evidence 3 : Function proposed based on presence of conserved amino acid motif, structural feature or limited homology), giving the protein MRARYRGMGLAGLLTAAVLILPTPGRAADTCSLSGVYPFSTFADPGSATQALGTMTFTTGSSCSVPGTVAIVGSYKSVGGVETLFSVSGTYSVDSTGRMTTTIAGDINIWGQVALQGSPARLLPFVGAFTGDLILAGVAVSENLNLAAGPTGPTGPTGPAGATGPAGAAGATGATGATGASGGATGPTGPAGSAGATGATGAAGPTGATGATGAAGPSVASVLTGGSAGEDLAIPGAKSYMGPGNGRDNATLTNVEVPMPAGTASALRVKLKTAPGAGNSRKFTVLRSGNTSALTCTIADTGTDCSILAGSQAFTSLERLAVEHSAFGAALSPGSWSLLYTVTP